The stretch of DNA CCGACCTGCCCGAGATGGCCATCGCCAATGACCGCGTCGATGCCGAGGCCCTGGAGCAGCCGAGACGTTGGGACATCGCATTCATTCGCCATTTCATGATGACCTTCGGGGCTCTCAGCTCGATTTTTGATTATCTGACCTTCGCCGCGCTGCTCCTGATCCTTCAGGCCTCGCCCACCCAGTTTCGCACCGGCTGGTTTCTCGAATCGGTCATCTCTGCCTCTCTCATCGTCCTGGTGATTCGCAGTCGCCGCCCTTTTATTCGCAGCCGTCCGGCACGCACCCTGGTCGCCGCGACCCTTGCGGTGGTCGCGGGAACACTGACGTTGCCCTATACGCCTCTGGCGGGCCCCCTCGGCATGGAGCCCCTGCCGGCCTATTTTCTGGCCCTGATCGCGGGCATCGTACTGCTCTACATCGTTGCGGCCGAAGTCACCAAACGCTGGTTTTACCGAAGACTCCAACCGAAAAGCTAGGATGCGGCCAACGATTTTAGGCTATGGAAGAACCGCCAACCACTTCAGCCGCACGTCTTACTCTCCTCCAAGGCCAGCGTCCTACCCTATCTTTTGCAGATTAGCTGCACCAGGGACAACCCTAGGCCGGCAGCCTGCGCGGTTCGCGCTGTAATGTAACCGCTGAAAGCTGTTGTGACCTTCAAACCATCGACCACTCAATAGCCGTGGAGCTTTTTTCATCAATATCAAAAACTTATGGCCTAATGGCCATAGTGTCCCTTGCGGTGGTCGTGAACGGCAAGGCTGGCGCTAACCGCTCGAAGGTTTGACCCAGGCCAATCCGCAAAGCGCCAGAAGACAAAAGGCGGCGCCGGCGTAAAAGGTGAAGGACGCGCCGAGTCGATCCCAGAGCAACCCGGCGAGAACGCTGGCGAACAGCATGGCGATGCCGCTGACAAGGTTGAAGAAACCGTAGGCCGTGCCGCGCAGATCAACCGGTGCGGCATGGGCGATCATCGTGGCGAGCAGCCCCTGGGTCATCCCCATGTGCATGCCCCAGAGGGCGACGCCCGACAGAACGATGCTCCAGTGGGAGCCAAGGGCCAGAACCAGATCGGCGGCGATGAGAACCAGAAGCCCGAGCGCCAGCAGCCGGGTGTGGCTCATCCGGTCGGAGAGCCGCCCGAAGGGATAGGCCGAGACCGCGTAAACCAGGTTCATCGCCACCATCACGAGCGGCACCAGGGCTAGGGGAATCCCCCACTGCTGGGCCCGCAGGACCAGAAACGCCTCGCTGAACCGGGCCAGGGTGAACACCGCGCCGACACCGACCACCCACCAGTAGGGGGCGCCGAGACGCTTGAGGTTTTCCCGCCGGATCGGATTGGTCCCTTTGCCGTCCTGACGGCGTTTCGGCTCCTTCACGCCGACCAGGAGCAGGGCGACGGCGAGCAGCCCCGGGATCACGGCGACCCAGAATACGGCCCGGAAGTTATTTCCCCACAGCAGCATCAGCCCGACCGCGACCAGCGGCCCGAGAAAGGCTCCCACCGTATCGAGGGATTGGCGCAGGCCGAAGGCGGCGCCGCGCAGATGCGGCGGGGCAATGTCGGCGACCAGGGCATCACGCGGCGCCCCACGAATGCCCTTGCCGACGCGATCGATGAATCTGGCCGCCAATACAACCCCAGTCGTAGGCGCCATGGCGAACAGCGGCTTTGACAGGGCGCCCAGGGCGTAGCCGAAGACCGCCAACCCCTTGCGCCTGCCCAGGTAGTCACTGCAGGCCCCGGAAAAGATTTTGACGATCAGCGCCGTGGCCTCCGCCACCCCCTCGATCAGGCCGACCGCCAAGGCGCTCGCCCCCAGGGTGGTGACCAGGAAAAGGGGAAGGAGGCTGTGGATCATCTCCGAGGAGACATCCATCAGGGTGCTGACGAAACCAAGAACCCACACCCCCGCGGGAATCTGATTGCGGAGATCCTTGACCCGGGCGGACTCTGTCTTGCTCAAGGGATTGGCTCCAGTCGCGATCTCGTTTCGGCGCTGTTCTGCTCATCGCATGTAGCGTGCATTTGGATCAACCGCCAGGTTTTCGCGGGGGTCCGTCCCCTTCGCGGCCGTAGATCTAAGTGCCGCAAGGGCAATCCTGAAAGGGATCCTGAACCAAGCAGAATGACTCCGAATCAGCGCCGGATTACAACTCGGCGAGGGCTGCGCCCAGCAAGCGTCTCACCTCCGCGGCGATCTCCAATAGCTGCGGATTGCCGACCACCCGCATGGCTTTCTCCGGATCCATGGCCATCACCCGGGTGCGCCCCTCGTCATCCACATAGACCACGACGTTGCAAGGCAGCAGAACGCCCAGGTCGATCTCCACGCCGAGTGCCCGATGAGCCATGGTCGGATTGCAGGCGCCGAGAATGCGGTAGGGACGAAAAGCGATCCCGAGTTTCTCCTTGAACTTGGCGGTGACGTCGATCTCCGTCAGGATGCCGAAGCCCTGACGCCCTAGGGCGTCCTTGATTTTGGCCACCGCCTGCTCGAATCCAAGGTCGACCGTTCGGCCGAAGCTGTAAGGGGTTTGTCTCTCCATGGCGTGTCTCCTCTCGAGAAATGAACGACCCCGTCAAGTATAAACCCAGGCGAGAATTTCGCGGGACGGCAGCAAAAAAGGCGACCAGGCGCTTGAATCTGCAGAAAAGCTCTGGGCGCCGCTTGGCTAGACGAAGATGCCAAGGGGTTCCTCCCCCCGGCTCAGCCGCAGGCAAAGCATGCCCGCATCCGCCAGTTCCTGTTCCAGAACCGCCTGGGCGCGGCGGCTCAGAGCGGCAAAATCAGCACCGGCTTCAGGCAGCAGATGCAAAGCCGCAAGCTGGGGCTGATCGACGGGCCGGCCGATGCGGCTGACCAGCATGACCTCGACCTCCCGCACGCCCGGGACCTGCTCGCCGATGGCGCGGGCGGCGCGATGGGCGAGAACATTGTAGATTTTGCCCGTATGGCTGAGGGGGTTTTTGCCGCACACCGCCTCGGTGCCGATGGGCCGGTTGACCGGAATCAGGCCGTTGACGCGATTGCCGCGGCCCACCTGGCCCGAATCGGCATCTTCGGCCGAGGTGCCGAGCAAACTCAGGTACACGCCGCGCAGATCCAACCCGGGCTGATCGAGGGTGTTGAATTGCACACGGGTATCGAGAGGGATATGGGTCTGCGCCCAGGCGGCGATTTCCCGGCGGATCTGCTCCTTGCGGGAAAAATAATCCGCCTCGCTCGCGACCTGAGTGCACAGCAGGGGCATGGCGACCGTCAGGTCAAGGGCTCGGCCGCGGCGCACCGCCATCACCTTGACGTCCTGGGCCGTATCCGCGAAGCGCTGCTTGAAGGCGGACGAATTAAGCATCCCCTCCACATTGAGGACCGCCTGTTCGGTGGGCGTCAAAGGCCAGTAACCCACCGCCGCCGAGGTGTCGTTGGCGGGCGGCGGTTCGCCGGGCCGCTCGAACAATCCGCTCAGTTCCTCGGAAGCGGGCATCAGGGCCACGCGGATACGCAGATCCGCTTGCGGATCGACATGGGGCAGTTGGCGGCTGAACCAGGTGCGCGCGGCCGTTGTGGCAATGTCGGCCACGGGGATATCGGTGGCTCCGCACCGGCGGGTGGCGCGATCGCCGATGATCAACTCCATGGGCTGAAGCACGCGTCCGCCGCCGAATCCTTTCTCCACCTGACCGGCAATCAGCAAACCCTTGTCGATGTTGTTGTGCAGCACCCTCCCGAAGTTGTCCAGATAGTATTGGTTGAGGGCGACGGACACCGCTTCCATGGCCCCATCGCACAGGGTATCGGGATGGCCGATCCCCTTGCGCTCAACAACTTCCACCGCGCGCTCCGCCATGGGCGGCCCCTGTTTCTGCTCAACGATGATCATCGGTGTGCGCTCCCCGCTCGCCCAAAATTCGTCCAAACGCAACCCTCACAGGATAACTTTATTGCATCCCGTGCCGTTGACAATCCGCTGAAAAATGTTTGATTCCAAAGGGAGACATCTGGGCTGCAACAACAGGGGCACACCGATTTTTCCGTGATGAACATCGCCATGTTCACCAACACCTATGCCCCCCATGTGGGAGGTGTCGCGCGCAGCGTCCTGACCTTCAGCAACGCGCTGCGCCGCCGCGGCCACCGAGTCCTGGTGGTCGCCCCTGAATTCGAAGAAATGCCGCACGAGGAACCTGACGTCCTGCGGCTGCCGGCCTGGCGCCATTTCAGCGAGGGCAACTTTTCCGTTCCCTTGCCGCTGCCGGGCCGGATCACCCGCGCCCTCAACGCCCTGCGGCCCGACATCATGCACGCCCATCATCCCTTTCTGCTCGGCGAAACGGCCCTGCGTGCGGCCCACGCCCGCAATCTGCCGGTGGTCTTCACCCACCACACCCTTTACGAGCGCTATACCCACTATCTGCCGGGCGACTCTCCAGGCTTGCGTCAGTTTGCCGTCGAACTCGCCACGGGCTTCTGCAACCTGTGCGACGCGGTCATCGCACCCAGTTCCTCGGTGGCTCGCTTGCTCAAGGATCGCGGCGTGCGAACCTCCATCGAGGTCATTCCCACGGGGGTCGATCTCTCTCTTTTCCGCAGCGGCGACGGACAAAAGCTGCGTCGGCAATTGAATCTTTCCCCCGCAACCTTTCTCATCGGCCACGTCGGCCGCCTTGCGCCGGAAAAAGAGCCGCTGTTTCTCGCCGCGGCCGTGGCGCGCCACCTTCTGGCTCACCCCGACAGCCACTTTCTGCTCATCGGCAGCGGCCCCAGCGCCGCGGCCATGGAAGCATTGTTCGCCCAGCACAAGCTGACCCCCCGCCTGCACCGGCAACTAAGAATCACACCGGAAGAACTGGCCGATGCCTACGCCGCGATGGACGCATTTGTCTTTGCTTCCCGAAGCGAAACCCAGGGGCTGGTGCTCACCGAGGCCATGGCCGCTGGGGTACCGGTTATAGCCGTGGACGGTCCGGGAGTCTGCGATGTGGTGCAAGAGGAGCACAACGGGCGACTGTTGGAAGGGCTCGATGAAAAGCAATTCGCGGCACGGCTCGACTGGCTGGCCGATTTGCCGCAAGAGCGGCGGCGCCTGCTGCGCCGTAACGCTCGCCACACCGCCGAGGACTATTCCTTGGATCGAACCGTCGATCGGCTCGTCGCGCTCTATGAGCGGCTGCACCACGGAAAAGCCCGCGTGCAAGACCTCGAAACCAGCCGCTGGGCGACAGCGCAGCGGTTTTTCGCCGAAGAATTCAAGATTCTCGCCAATCTGGCCCATGCGGCGGAACGCGTCGTCCACCGGCGAGAGGGCAACTGACCATGAACCCGCTCATTTCGCTTCCGGCCGCCTTCGGCGCAAGCCTGCTCGGCCTTTTGCACCGCAGTTGGGAGGTCAAAACGACGGGCTTGGAACGTCTGGACGATCTCCTTGGCCAGGGCAAGCCGGTCCTGGTGATCTTCTGGCACGGCAAGTACCTGCCCTTGTTTCCCTTGCTCCAGGGGCGCGGCGCCTGCGTCTTCGCCAGCCAATCCCTGCGCGGCGAGATCATTTGCGCCCTTTGCCGGCGATTCGGTCACCACTGTTTCACCCTGGACGAGCAGATCGCTTTTCAGTCCCTGGCCACCCTGCGTCAAGCGTTGGCCCGCAGCCCCCTCGCGGCTCTGGTGCCCGACGGTCCCCGCGGCCCTTATCACCAAGTCAAACCCGGTCTCATCCGACTCTGCGGCGAGCTTTGCCTGACGCTCTTGCCGGCCTCGGTGACGGCACATCCCCGGCTGGTGCTCAAGCACCGCTGGGACCGCATGGAAGTGCCTTGGCCCTATGCCCGCGTCAGCCTGGCCTTCGGCGCGCCCCTTGAGATCCCCCGCGACCTCGACCACCCTTCCCTGCAAATGTGGGCCGAGCGGGTGCGGGAGGCCCTGGAGGCCGCCGACGCCCAGGCGTCGGCCCGCCTCGAATGATGTCCCCTCCGATCGTGCAAAAAAAAGAGCGGGCACCCTTTCGGCATGCCCGCTCCCTACCCTCTCAATGTTTCTCAGCGCACCGGCCTTAGCCCGCGAGCATCTGCTTGATGTCCTCCTCCACAGTGCCGATGGGTGCGAGGTTGAAATTTTGCACCAGGAAATTAAGCACGTTGGGGGTAACGAAAGCCGGCAGACTGGGGCCGATCTTCATGTTCTGGATACCCAGGGAAAGCAGCGACAGCAAGACGACCACGGCCTTCTGCTCGTACCAGGACAAGACGATGGACAGGGGCAGATCATTGACCCCGCAGTTGAAGGCCTTGGCCAGGGCCAGGGCGATCTGCACCGCCGAGTAGGCGTCGTTGCACTGACCGACGTCGAGCAGGCGCGGAATGCCGCCGATGTCGCCGAGCTCAAGCTTGTTGAAACGATATTTGCCGCAGGCCAGGGTGAGGATCACCGTGTCCTTGGGCAGTTGTTCGGCGAGTTGGGTGTAGTAGTTGCGTCCCGGCTTGGCGCCGTCGCAGCCGCCGATGACGAAAAAGCGCTTGATATCGCCGGCCTTGACCGCGGCGATGACCTTGTCCGCAAGCCCCAGCACGGCATCATGGCCGCAGCCGGTGAGGATGTTCTTGTCCGTTTTTTCCGCGAAGCCTTGCGCCTTCTGCGCGGCGGCGATGACTTCGGAGAAATCCCAGCCCTCGATGTGCTTGACGCCCGGCCATTTCACGCGTCCCCAGGTGAACAGGCGATCCTTGTAGCTGTCGGCGGGGCGTTGGATGCAGTTGGTGTTGAAGATGATGGCGCCGGGGAATTCCTGAAATTCCTGGTACTGGTTCTGCCAGGCGCTGCCGAAGTTGGCGACCAGATGCTTGTATTTCTTGAGCCCCGGATAGCCGTGGGCGGGCAGCATCTCGACATGGGTGTAAATGTTGATGCCCTTGCCTTCGGTCTGCTTGAGCAGCTCTTCGAGCATCTTGAGATCGTGCCCGGAGACCAGGATCGCCTTGCCGGCCTTGGCGCCGATATTCACGGGAGTGGGGGTGGGTTTTTGGTAATGCTCGATGTGCGCCTGATTGAGCAGGCCCATGCACTTGATGTTGGTCTGGCCGCACTCGACGCACAGGCCGACGAAATCCATCAGTCCCAGCTTGTTCTCGGCGACGGCGGCCAAGGCTTTGTGCAAAAAGGCATAGATCTCATTGTCGTCCTTGCCGAGGATGTGGGCGTGGTCGGCATAAGCGGCCATGCCCTTGCAGCCATAAAGCAGGATGTTCTGCACGCTGTTGATGTCGGGGTCGCTGTTGAAACTCTTGACGCCGCGTTTCTTACCGAGCGCCACCATCTCCTCGCGACTCGCTGGACAGGGCCAGTTGGCCGCGGCATCGGGAACCTCGCCGATATAGGGCCCGCCGTTGACCTTTTCAAACAACGCCCAGGCCTTGTCGCGCATCTCCACGGTTTTCCGCACCACGGCGGAGCAGCTTTCGGGATCGAAATCGACATTGGTCACGGTGGTGAACAGCGCCTCAATCATGTGCACATCGATTTCGCGATCGACGGCACCTTTTTCGCGGGCCTTGTGCGCCCAGAAGGCCATGCCCATCAAGCCCCAGACGATGAGATTCTGCAAGGCCGCGACTTCCGGAGTTTTTCCGCATACGCCGATCTTGGTGCAACCGGTTCCCTGCGCAGCCTGTTCACACTGGAAACAGAACATCTCTTCCATGCCTTGTTACCTCCTTCGAGATTGTGTTGACCAACCCTTTGTGATGAATTCCCGGAGAAGTAGCCTCAACGCGTTTTGCCGAGGGGCCCTTAGGGACGAAACCAACAAGGTTTTAGGTTAGCAGGATATGAACGATTTTCCACTGATTCGGAAAATTCCTGCTTTTCCTTCATCTCTCTCCGGCACGCCGGGATGCGCAAAAACTTCAACCAATTTGTCAAGGTAGAAATCGCAAATATCTGTGATATAAAGAAATAAAGGCAATTCAAATATCGCTTTTTCGGATCCGCAATGGAAAGGAGCGTTGTCATGTTGCGTCACAATGAATTTGAAGCCATCTGCCGAGACGTATCGTCCGGCGCCCGCATGCGCGTGCAGCATATCGTCACCCACCAGTCGGGTCGAGTCATCGCCTGCACCAGCGGAGACTTTCTTGAGGTTGAATTGGACAACGGCGAGCACAGAAGCTGGTCGAAGGACAACATCAAGCTTCTGCACTGAAGACGCGGAGAAGGCGGATGGTCTTGCGCGCGACGGAAAGAGAGCGAAGGCCGAGGGAAGGAAGGTTTACTCGAAGGTAATTTTCGTGATGCCCGGAATCGTGGCGATGGCCGCGGTCAACTCTCGCCCGATCCTCTGGCGATGCTGGGTGATGATGAAGCGGTAAACAACACTCTGGTGTTGAAGGTCGTAGGTCGAGCCGATGTCATGGATGCGCAGATTTTTTTCCGCGAAGACGCGTTCAAGTTCGGGATAGATATCCGGGCTTGTACCGGCCGTGACGATCAG from Geoalkalibacter sp. encodes:
- a CDS encoding MFS transporter translates to MSKTESARVKDLRNQIPAGVWVLGFVSTLMDVSSEMIHSLLPLFLVTTLGASALAVGLIEGVAEATALIVKIFSGACSDYLGRRKGLAVFGYALGALSKPLFAMAPTTGVVLAARFIDRVGKGIRGAPRDALVADIAPPHLRGAAFGLRQSLDTVGAFLGPLVAVGLMLLWGNNFRAVFWVAVIPGLLAVALLLVGVKEPKRRQDGKGTNPIRRENLKRLGAPYWWVVGVGAVFTLARFSEAFLVLRAQQWGIPLALVPLVMVAMNLVYAVSAYPFGRLSDRMSHTRLLALGLLVLIAADLVLALGSHWSIVLSGVALWGMHMGMTQGLLATMIAHAAPVDLRGTAYGFFNLVSGIAMLFASVLAGLLWDRLGASFTFYAGAAFCLLALCGLAWVKPSSG
- a CDS encoding DUF302 domain-containing protein; protein product: MERQTPYSFGRTVDLGFEQAVAKIKDALGRQGFGILTEIDVTAKFKEKLGIAFRPYRILGACNPTMAHRALGVEIDLGVLLPCNVVVYVDDEGRTRVMAMDPEKAMRVVGNPQLLEIAAEVRRLLGAALAEL
- a CDS encoding methionine adenosyltransferase, which translates into the protein MIIVEQKQGPPMAERAVEVVERKGIGHPDTLCDGAMEAVSVALNQYYLDNFGRVLHNNIDKGLLIAGQVEKGFGGGRVLQPMELIIGDRATRRCGATDIPVADIATTAARTWFSRQLPHVDPQADLRIRVALMPASEELSGLFERPGEPPPANDTSAAVGYWPLTPTEQAVLNVEGMLNSSAFKQRFADTAQDVKVMAVRRGRALDLTVAMPLLCTQVASEADYFSRKEQIRREIAAWAQTHIPLDTRVQFNTLDQPGLDLRGVYLSLLGTSAEDADSGQVGRGNRVNGLIPVNRPIGTEAVCGKNPLSHTGKIYNVLAHRAARAIGEQVPGVREVEVMLVSRIGRPVDQPQLAALHLLPEAGADFAALSRRAQAVLEQELADAGMLCLRLSRGEEPLGIFV
- a CDS encoding glycosyltransferase: MNIAMFTNTYAPHVGGVARSVLTFSNALRRRGHRVLVVAPEFEEMPHEEPDVLRLPAWRHFSEGNFSVPLPLPGRITRALNALRPDIMHAHHPFLLGETALRAAHARNLPVVFTHHTLYERYTHYLPGDSPGLRQFAVELATGFCNLCDAVIAPSSSVARLLKDRGVRTSIEVIPTGVDLSLFRSGDGQKLRRQLNLSPATFLIGHVGRLAPEKEPLFLAAAVARHLLAHPDSHFLLIGSGPSAAAMEALFAQHKLTPRLHRQLRITPEELADAYAAMDAFVFASRSETQGLVLTEAMAAGVPVIAVDGPGVCDVVQEEHNGRLLEGLDEKQFAARLDWLADLPQERRRLLRRNARHTAEDYSLDRTVDRLVALYERLHHGKARVQDLETSRWATAQRFFAEEFKILANLAHAAERVVHRREGN
- a CDS encoding lysophospholipid acyltransferase family protein, which codes for MNPLISLPAAFGASLLGLLHRSWEVKTTGLERLDDLLGQGKPVLVIFWHGKYLPLFPLLQGRGACVFASQSLRGEIICALCRRFGHHCFTLDEQIAFQSLATLRQALARSPLAALVPDGPRGPYHQVKPGLIRLCGELCLTLLPASVTAHPRLVLKHRWDRMEVPWPYARVSLAFGAPLEIPRDLDHPSLQMWAERVREALEAADAQASARLE
- the hcp gene encoding hydroxylamine reductase translates to MFCFQCEQAAQGTGCTKIGVCGKTPEVAALQNLIVWGLMGMAFWAHKAREKGAVDREIDVHMIEALFTTVTNVDFDPESCSAVVRKTVEMRDKAWALFEKVNGGPYIGEVPDAAANWPCPASREEMVALGKKRGVKSFNSDPDINSVQNILLYGCKGMAAYADHAHILGKDDNEIYAFLHKALAAVAENKLGLMDFVGLCVECGQTNIKCMGLLNQAHIEHYQKPTPTPVNIGAKAGKAILVSGHDLKMLEELLKQTEGKGINIYTHVEMLPAHGYPGLKKYKHLVANFGSAWQNQYQEFQEFPGAIIFNTNCIQRPADSYKDRLFTWGRVKWPGVKHIEGWDFSEVIAAAQKAQGFAEKTDKNILTGCGHDAVLGLADKVIAAVKAGDIKRFFVIGGCDGAKPGRNYYTQLAEQLPKDTVILTLACGKYRFNKLELGDIGGIPRLLDVGQCNDAYSAVQIALALAKAFNCGVNDLPLSIVLSWYEQKAVVVLLSLLSLGIQNMKIGPSLPAFVTPNVLNFLVQNFNLAPIGTVEEDIKQMLAG